The Gemella haemolysans genome includes a region encoding these proteins:
- the topA gene encoding type I DNA topoisomerase, giving the protein MAENLVIVESPSKAKTIEKYLGKKYRVISSKGHVRDLPKSRMGVEVLDNGSVDVDYISIRGKGDVIKSLKKEAKGKKVFLASDPDREGEAIAWHIAHILGLDNDSDNRIVFNEITKDAVKDAIKHPRKINTDLVQSQQARRILDRLVGYNISPVLWKKVKPKLSAGRVQNAALKLIVDREEEIQKFVPQEYWSMPIDFIKNRKVLTANFYSYKGEKIKLESKKDVDNIRKAIVGDTFKVTDVAKTKKNRNAPNVYITSTMQQDASRKINFKTRKTMSVAQELYEGINLKKLGGVTGLITYMRTDSTRVSDEAVKMASDYILNNFGKDYLATSVKSRKSSKNVQDAHEGIRPTNINFTPDSIKEYLSNDQYKLYKLIWERFLASRMSAAVYETSTTTFENNEVVYRGAHSKLLFNGFLAVLKEKEKVKLAPEFEVGEDAKVKEMKEEQHFTQPPARYSEAKLIAELEELGVGRPSTYATIVDTLQKRYYAKLQNKVFTPTELGTLVSKITEQYFPDIINTKFTANLESQLDDIAEGKVGWEKTIYNFYSGFRKDVEKAESEMEKVEIKQEFTGESCPECSSPLVFKLGKFGKFIACSNFPDCRYTNTIQKKVGVKCPKCKKHDILEKKSKKGKLFYGCEGFPTCDFVSWDKPINRNCPKCDNILFEGKKGVHCDHCDYKEEIKK; this is encoded by the coding sequence ATGGCAGAAAATTTAGTAATAGTCGAATCTCCTTCAAAGGCAAAAACTATTGAAAAATATCTAGGGAAAAAATACAGAGTAATATCTTCAAAAGGTCATGTAAGAGACCTACCTAAAAGTAGAATGGGAGTAGAAGTACTAGATAATGGGAGTGTGGATGTTGATTATATTTCTATAAGAGGAAAAGGTGATGTAATCAAATCTCTAAAAAAAGAGGCAAAAGGGAAAAAAGTTTTCCTAGCATCCGACCCTGATAGAGAAGGAGAGGCAATAGCATGGCATATTGCTCACATATTAGGATTAGATAATGATTCTGATAATAGAATAGTATTTAATGAAATAACAAAAGATGCGGTAAAGGATGCAATTAAGCATCCAAGAAAAATTAATACGGACTTAGTTCAATCACAACAGGCGAGAAGAATTCTTGATCGTCTTGTAGGGTATAATATTTCACCAGTTCTATGGAAAAAAGTTAAACCAAAGTTATCTGCTGGTCGAGTGCAAAATGCTGCATTAAAACTAATTGTAGATAGGGAAGAAGAGATACAAAAATTCGTACCTCAAGAATATTGGTCAATGCCTATAGATTTTATTAAAAATAGAAAAGTCTTAACAGCTAATTTCTATTCGTATAAAGGTGAAAAGATTAAACTTGAGAGCAAAAAAGATGTAGACAATATAAGAAAAGCTATAGTAGGTGATACATTTAAAGTAACGGATGTAGCGAAAACTAAGAAAAATAGGAATGCTCCTAATGTTTATATTACTTCTACTATGCAACAAGATGCTTCAAGAAAGATTAATTTTAAAACTCGTAAAACTATGAGTGTAGCACAAGAGTTATATGAAGGAATTAATCTTAAAAAATTGGGTGGTGTTACCGGGTTAATTACGTACATGAGAACAGACTCAACTAGAGTATCTGATGAAGCGGTAAAAATGGCTAGTGATTATATACTAAATAATTTTGGTAAAGATTATTTAGCTACATCAGTAAAATCAAGAAAATCTAGTAAGAATGTTCAAGATGCTCATGAAGGGATAAGACCAACAAACATTAATTTCACCCCAGATTCTATTAAAGAATATTTATCAAATGATCAATATAAGTTATATAAATTAATCTGGGAAAGATTCCTTGCGAGTCGTATGAGTGCTGCAGTTTATGAAACGAGTACTACTACATTTGAAAATAATGAAGTTGTATATCGCGGAGCACATTCTAAGCTTTTATTTAATGGATTCTTGGCAGTATTAAAAGAAAAAGAAAAAGTTAAATTAGCACCAGAATTTGAAGTTGGAGAAGATGCTAAGGTTAAAGAGATGAAAGAAGAGCAACACTTCACACAGCCACCAGCAAGATATTCTGAAGCAAAATTAATTGCTGAACTTGAAGAATTAGGTGTAGGTCGTCCATCAACTTATGCAACAATAGTGGATACTCTACAAAAAAGATATTATGCTAAGTTGCAAAATAAAGTATTTACTCCAACAGAATTAGGAACATTAGTAAGTAAAATTACCGAACAGTATTTCCCTGATATTATTAATACAAAATTTACTGCAAATCTTGAAAGTCAGCTAGATGATATTGCAGAAGGTAAAGTTGGATGGGAAAAAACAATTTATAATTTCTACAGTGGTTTTAGAAAAGATGTAGAAAAAGCGGAATCAGAAATGGAAAAAGTTGAAATTAAACAAGAATTCACTGGTGAATCTTGTCCAGAATGTTCATCTCCACTTGTATTCAAGTTAGGTAAATTTGGTAAATTCATAGCTTGTTCTAATTTCCCTGATTGTAGATATACAAATACAATTCAGAAAAAAGTAGGGGTAAAATGTCCAAAATGTAAGAAACATGATATATTAGAAAAGAAATCTAAAAAAGGTAAACTTTTCTATGGATGTGAAGGATTCCCAACTTGTGATTTTGTATCATGGGATAAGCCGATAAATAGAAATTGTCCTAAGTGTGATAATATTCTATTTGAAGGTAAAAAAGGTGTTCATTGTGATCACTGTGATTACAAAGAAGAAATTAAAAAATAA
- the map gene encoding type I methionyl aminopeptidase, with protein MIIKTEEQLQKMKEIGFICATIRDEMVKKAVPGVSTKELDNIAKELFEKYGAKSAPITEYDFPGYTCISLNYQAAHGIPSSTKILKDGDLLNIDVSGCKDGYYADTGISFVVGKVDDPMKEKVCEVAKEAFYEGIKHAVAGRKINQIGKNVHKKIKEHKLEVIENLTGHGIGTSLHQEPQHVFNYFDPWDNIILKDGMCLAVEPFVSTKAKTVGNSDRDEWELVANDGSYIAQYEHTIVVRENQEPLILTKID; from the coding sequence ATGATTATAAAAACTGAAGAACAATTACAGAAAATGAAAGAAATAGGTTTCATCTGTGCAACAATCAGAGACGAAATGGTAAAAAAAGCAGTACCAGGAGTTTCAACAAAAGAACTTGATAATATTGCTAAAGAATTATTTGAAAAATATGGAGCAAAGTCAGCTCCAATAACTGAGTATGATTTCCCTGGATATACATGTATTTCATTAAATTATCAAGCAGCACATGGTATTCCATCAAGTACTAAAATTTTAAAAGATGGAGATCTTCTTAATATCGATGTATCAGGATGTAAAGATGGTTACTATGCAGATACTGGTATTTCTTTTGTAGTAGGTAAAGTAGATGACCCGATGAAAGAAAAAGTTTGTGAAGTTGCTAAAGAAGCATTTTACGAAGGTATTAAACATGCTGTTGCTGGAAGAAAAATTAATCAAATTGGGAAAAATGTCCACAAAAAAATTAAAGAACATAAGTTAGAAGTAATTGAAAACTTAACAGGTCACGGAATTGGAACTTCGTTACACCAAGAGCCACAACATGTTTTCAACTATTTTGACCCATGGGATAACATTATCCTAAAAGATGGTATGTGTTTGGCTGTAGAACCATTCGTATCTACAAAAGCAAAAACTGTAGGAAATTCAGATAGAGATGAATGGGAATTAGTCGCAAATGACGGTTCATATATCGCTCAATATGAACATACAATTGTTGTCCGTGAGAATCAAGAACCCTTGATTTTAACAAAAATAGACTAA
- a CDS encoding TIGR01457 family HAD-type hydrolase: MTIKNYKLYLIDLDGTIYNGEKKIRYAKEFVEYLNEKNIDYLFLTNNSTKEPKDVAEHLKKFAIYTSEEHVFTSSDATKIYLESKGYKNLYVIGEAGVKNTLSLFCQKDTEEDVEAVVVGLDRELTYEKLAIATKAILNGAELIGTNPDTLLPTAHGFAPSNGGQVKYLEYATSTLATIIGKPSNIIMESAIKLFNYRKDEIVMVGDNYDTDIMSGINSGIDTIHVQTGVTSFEELKEKEKKPTYSIENLYQLIK; this comes from the coding sequence ATGACTATAAAAAATTATAAATTATACCTGATAGATTTAGATGGTACTATATATAATGGAGAAAAAAAAATCAGGTATGCTAAAGAATTTGTTGAATATTTAAACGAAAAGAATATAGACTATTTATTTTTAACAAATAATTCGACGAAAGAACCAAAAGATGTCGCTGAGCATCTAAAGAAATTTGCTATATACACTTCTGAAGAACATGTTTTTACTTCAAGTGATGCTACTAAAATTTATCTTGAATCTAAAGGATATAAAAACTTATATGTAATAGGAGAAGCTGGGGTAAAGAATACGCTTAGTTTATTTTGCCAAAAGGATACTGAAGAAGATGTTGAAGCAGTAGTGGTAGGTCTAGATAGAGAACTTACATATGAAAAATTAGCTATTGCTACTAAAGCTATTTTAAATGGAGCAGAACTTATTGGTACTAATCCAGATACATTATTACCTACTGCACATGGTTTTGCGCCAAGTAATGGGGGGCAAGTCAAATATTTGGAATATGCAACTTCTACGCTGGCTACAATTATAGGTAAACCTAGTAATATTATTATGGAATCTGCCATTAAATTATTCAATTATAGAAAAGATGAAATAGTAATGGTAGGTGATAATTATGATACAGACATTATGTCAGGTATAAATAGCGGAATAGATACAATTCATGTTCAAACAGGTGTGACAAGCTTCGAAGAATTGAAAGAAAAAGAGAAAAAACCAACGTATTCAATAGAAAACTTATATCAATTGATTAAATAG
- a CDS encoding phosphotransferase family protein: protein MSKEYYQMGWTLDDTYQEDYFCSRDNQRYFIKKNTTPMIATLSAEGIVPRLRWTKRISNGDVLIAQDFENGRTLNTEDMTDRRIPEILKKVHGSEKLKKIMKAQGYTEETAASSLYNLKSIIADELRKNSNIVNALNYLENSIPVDEVEYTPCHTDLHKDNWLLSDQGKLFLVDWEHSILCDPAIDISFVLYRYIPQSEWNEWLEIYGQEPTLKYRNRLKWYITLQSVIMIVWYHEKKQLSEMNSWLIFLDRIFKDFI, encoded by the coding sequence ATGTCTAAAGAATATTATCAAATGGGCTGGACTTTAGATGATACATATCAAGAAGATTATTTTTGTTCGAGAGATAATCAGAGATATTTTATTAAAAAAAATACTACTCCAATGATAGCAACTCTTTCAGCAGAAGGAATAGTACCTAGATTAAGATGGACTAAGCGTATAAGTAATGGAGATGTATTAATTGCTCAGGATTTTGAAAATGGTAGAACATTAAATACAGAAGACATGACTGATAGACGAATTCCTGAAATTTTAAAAAAAGTTCATGGATCTGAAAAATTAAAGAAAATAATGAAGGCTCAGGGATATACAGAGGAAACAGCTGCGAGTTCCTTATATAATTTGAAATCAATTATTGCCGATGAACTTCGTAAAAATAGTAATATAGTAAATGCACTTAATTATCTAGAGAATTCTATTCCGGTTGATGAAGTTGAGTATACGCCGTGTCATACAGATTTACATAAAGATAACTGGTTGTTATCTGATCAAGGGAAACTGTTTTTAGTTGATTGGGAACACTCAATATTATGTGATCCGGCAATCGATATTTCATTTGTACTGTATAGATATATTCCTCAAAGCGAGTGGAATGAATGGTTAGAGATATATGGGCAAGAGCCTACTTTAAAATATAGAAATAGATTGAAGTGGTATATAACGTTACAATCAGTTATTATGATAGTTTGGTATCATGAGAAAAAACAATTATCTGAAATGAACTCATGGTTAATCTTTTTAGATAGAATATTTAAAGATTTTATTTAA